A region of Leishmania panamensis strain MHOM/PA/94/PSC-1 chromosome 33 sequence DNA encodes the following proteins:
- a CDS encoding hypothetical protein (TriTrypDB/GeneDB-style sysID: LpmP.33.0550), with translation MRGVVAAERETFFQASVQDGEPYRWTALDASLDISGTLRLSHLVYLPPPSLEELRVFEASRDISPAVTVHSVRAIVRTLTANKKVEEYVVACFPLDVQRLSSAQTFTMPSIQVNQSGAAAAAARPLPKYTVASLLPHRYDAAAGLSSTFLLPCPTDIVTQLNIRLGLDGFTELRVDGPGTVVFTGEQRLTMVGHRRHEYTLR, from the coding sequence ATGAGAGGGGTTGTGGCGGCGGAGCGCGAGACGTTCTTCCAGGCCTCTGTGCAAGATGGCGAGCCGTACCGGTGGACTGCACTGGACGCCTCCCTGGACATCAGTGGCACTCTTCGGTTGTCGCACCTGGTGTACCTTCCTCCGCCATCGTTGGAGGAGCTGAGAGTGTTTGAGGCGTCGCGAGACATCTCACCTGCTGTGACTGTGCATTCTGTTCGCGCGATCGTGCGCACGTTGACCGCCAACAAGAAGGTAGAGGAGTACGTGGTGGCGTGCTTCCCGCTAGATGTGCAGCGGTTGTCCAGCGCGCAAACCTTCACAATGCCGTCAATACAAGTCAACCAAAGcggggccgccgccgcagctgccaggCCGCTGCCAAAGTACACCGTAGCCTCTCTGCTACCGCACCGGtacgacgcggcggcaggtCTGTCGAGCACCTTTCTGTTGCCATGCCCGACAGACATCGTCACGCAGCTGAACATTCGCCTGGGGCTGGATGGGTTTACGGAGCTACGGGTTGATGGTCCAGGAACGGTGGTGTTCACgggagagcagcggctgacGATGGTTGGCCACCGACGACACGAATACACTCTTCGTTAA
- a CDS encoding hypothetical protein (TriTrypDB/GeneDB-style sysID: LpmP.33.0540), translating to MAWPPASLQLKGRSRSFSEHLHISRLPLYGEQSSDAQSGFEATYNAPLGTLVDTVAPISQLIQPVFYGVHNSDFRNSGGAPKTALQLHPSEARGVLPPTPQPRDGDGDSAWVSAGQQSPPALAPRGETNVSARLPSGLSSLPLPMSSKALMPPHHRSLHAAAAHAPTYVAVDGALVNAQLSLPTRADAFCSLFQQYMDAQRALRPSVRQRLDGAPGQLTVPLDLQERVLRQVQDFALQLDAAAHPRVPPYQQALVTSLDQTPGEAAGTGRPYQGMRCPPLLLAPAAYKGDEVPWDAIFDYLAGPPTAAHATLRAVAPASRRQLEQLGWRWMIAKVAMSVCPFIQANSAEGNVRDAYVHLDGQERQYVGRVPVARRTPLPPVYQSALATSEGLLDGHALLDCERQSLLLDWAWREGWLHRLACSHHAFLLPRLSGRCAMPSRICVDGVDCDVLRPKRNRLEAGGVGDKGGSGVAFTTSQGAEGIGVRTFYGTQLTPPPPSMLEKRPTEALSATRKLLDDAVGAISREWARSAGASRSEQLHAKLASSSRSYHALTRSSAVTAAVSSSFTSPPLETGRVCRLDPVTDLQHHLHYGHASLPVLVEDVSGTAHLLCTSNTRLDTAEVKGWISAWLQHRHRLPRQPIRTSAAKLLFVELPSAPLHTVGEEVSELDYVVCTTAAATGSSPEVGLGRAWHSDDSRPGEEDGAARSRLLFSDAVTSPKGDEEEEGHRAAMPELVFIKDGLRDRAHMASAEGLVCDVAVDEAGHAGHGAVAEDRFRMLLPKWRHKRRGMVHSMNNVDLPWPMLGSASGQQPRPLALHLTEQHIPWLAHQLCPDSEGGGLVDLQELHLCVTESLLPPGWAAAWRWCMSVLRDRKNLLVLSLATRPCASLMAEGVASDIHIDCKPYDTTEVIGRLSTFTATMLAAPLQVLSLQGALADAVAPLFWDVSRGAPTEVGGDGAPPSLERLQELYVSVRSDQSDGSSLRSGGLGDVYITTAVYPLLQVLWLDTPRLHHIYFDHLLVLRELHLISDTPLACSALRGVELLPHLEVVHLERAVIDDCSFFGKCPALRELLLHACRLSPLLLSSSLVLGPDSGNGGFEGLDGVERAPRLETLSLCYTEGVRNLQNFARCCSLRRIFLTRCNGISSSSVAGIELLPHLELLAMEYTRVTSLSHFAATPALRVLRVDGCKRVLRSSVMGLETAALLTELSLQNTNVSTVANLGGGCRALRSLDLSGCRYLDADGLQGIQALPQLEVLSLSHTPVTDVNFLADCVRLTTLYLEGCTELLPSSLEGLQGAPRLRKIVANGCPTLTRVGHLGKCAALEVLAVAGATALTAEGLQGIEQGRHIQYLDLSFTAVHTLHFLMGGCRALSYLSVKACQRITSLCALYGLEKLPRLQTLNMESLDVHGRLDFLATSTSLRYVSYAGCTKLSSDDVQALRRSGVHTAIP from the coding sequence ATGGCGTGGCCGCCAGCATCCTTGCAGCTGAAAGGGCGTAGTCGGTCTTTCTCCGAACACCTGCATATTTCACGACTGCCCCTGTACGGGGAACAATCAAGCGATGCGCAGAGCGGGTTCGAGGCAACCTACAACGCGCCTCTCGGCACCCTGGTCGACACGGTGGCACCGATTAGCCAACTAATACAACCCGTGTTTTATGGAGTCCACAACAGCGATTTCAGAAACAGCGGTGGGGCGCCCAAAACAGCGCTGCAACTGCACCCGTCCGAAGCCAGAGGCGTGTTACCACCGACACCCCAGCCGcgtgacggcgacggcgacagtgcgtgggtgtccGCAGGTCAACAGTCGCCACCGGCTCTTGCCCCCCGCGGCGAAACGAATGTTTCAGCTAGGCTGCCCTCGGGACTCTCCtcattgccgctgccgatgtCTTCAAAAGCCCTGATGCCACCGCACCATAGGAGTCTtcacgctgcagcggcacatgCGCCAACTTACGTCGCTGTCGACGGCGCGCTTGTGAATGCACAACTTTCGCTGCCTACACGGGCGGACGCTTTTTGCAGCCTGTTCCAACAGTACATGGAtgcgcagcgagcgctgAGGCCAAGCGTACGGCAGCGGCTGGATGGGGCCCCTGGGCAACTCACAGTACCACTAGACCTTCAGGAGCGGGTTCTCCGGCAGGTGCAGGACTTCGCTTTGCAGCTTGATGCTGCGGCTCATCCGCGCGTGCCACCCTACCAGCAGGCGCTCGTTACTTCTTTAGACCAAACCcctggcgaggcggcgggaACAGGTCGCCCATATCAAGGTATGAGGTGCCCGCCACTGCTGTTGGCCCCTGCCGCGTACAAGGGCGACGAGGTGCCCTGGGATGCCATTTTCGACTACCTAGCCGGCCCTCCAACTGCAGCACACGCCACTCTGCGTGCCGTTGCCCCCGCGTCGCGGCGCCAACTCGAACAACTGGGGTGGCGATGGATGATCGCAAAGGTGGCTATGAGCGTCTGCCCGTTCATTCAGGCGAACAGCGCGGAGGGAAATGTGCGGGACGCGTACGTGCACTTGGATGGGCAGGAGCGGCAGTACGTTGGGCGCGTACCAGTCGCACGCCGTACCCCACTGCCCCCAGTGTACCAGTCGGCGTTGGCCACGAGCGAGGGCCTGCTCGATGGGCATGCTCTGCTGGACTGCGAACGGcaatcgctgctgctggattGGGCGTGGCGCGAAGGGTGGTTGCACCGCCTCGCCTGCTCCCACCATGCCTTTCTCTTACCTCGCCTTTCCGGTCGTTGCGCCATGCCCTCGCGCATTTGCGTAGACGGCGTGGACTGCGACGTGCTGCGACCAAAGCGAAATCGACTCGAGGCCGGTGGTGTTGGGGACAAGGGCGGATCGGGCGTGGCCTTTACGACCTCCCAAGGCGCGGAGGGTATCGGCGTACGTACGTTTTATGGCACGCAGCTGACACCACCCCCGCCGTCTATGCTAGAGAAGCGACCTACCGAGGCGCTTAGCGCAACACGGAAGCTACTGGACGATGCTGTAGGTGCAATCTCGCGAGAGTGGGCGCGTAGTGCAGGTGCATCGCGGTCTGAGCAGCTTCACGCCAAGCTGGCTTCTTCCTCGCGGTCCTATCACGCCCTCACCAGGTCGTCTGCCGTCACGGCGGCGGTATCCAGCTCCTTCACAAGCCCACCTCTGGAGACGGGGAGAGTCTGCCGTCTGGATCCAGTCACCGACCTTCAGCATCATCTGCACTATGGCCATGCTTCGCTACCTGTCCTTGTCGAGGATGTGAGCGGCACGGCACACCTGCTATGCACTAGCAACACTCGACTAGACACAGCAGAGGTGAAGGGGTGGATTAGTGcgtggctgcagcaccggcaccgtCTGCCTCGGCAGCCCAtccgcaccagcgccgccaagTTATTGTTTGTGGAGTTGCCgtcggcaccgctgcacacTGTGGGCGAGGAAGTCAGCGAACTCGACTACGTTGTGTGTACCACAGCGGCTGCCACCGGCTCTTCTCCAGAGGTAGGGCTCGGCAGAGCGTGGCACTCCGACGACTCCAGACCCGGAGAAGAGGATGGGGCAGCACGAAGCCGACTTCTCTTCTCTGACGCTGTGACTTCGCCGAAgggtgacgaggaggaggagggccaCAGAGCGGCAATGCCGGAGCTGGTCTTTATCAAGGACGGATTGAGGGATCGTGCACACATGGCCAGCGCTGAAGGGCTTGTGTGCGATGTTGCCGTCGATGAGGCCGGACACGCGGGCCACGGTGCTGTCGCGGAAGATCGCTTTCGCATGCTCCTGCCGAAGTGGCGCCACAAGCGGCGTGGTATGGTGCACAGCATGAACAATGTAGACCTGCCGTGGCCGATGCTTGGAAGCGCGTCAGGCCAGCAGCCTCGACCCCTCGCGCTACACCTGACGGAGCAGCACATACCGTGGCTAGCGCATCAGCTGTGCCCCGACAGCGAGGGCGGCGGACTTGTGGACTTGCAGGAGCTTCATCTTTGCGTGAcggagtcgctgctgccgccaggaTGGGCGGCTgcatggcggtggtgcatgagtgtgctgcgcgatcgcAAGAATCTGCTTGTTCTGAGTCTGGCCACGAGGCCATGTGCATCGCTGATGGCCGAGGGAGTAGCATCGGATATACATATCGATTGCAAGCCATACGACACGACTGAGGTCATCGGGAGGCTGAGTACGTTCACTGCCACTATGctcgcagcgccactgcaggTGTTGAGCCTCCAAGGCGCCTTGGCAGACGCTGTCGCGCCGCTTTTTTGGGATGTGAGCCGTGGCGCGCCGACGGAGGTCGGCGGGGATGGAGCACCACCGTCACTGGAGCGCCTGCAGGAGCTTTATGTGAGCGTTCGCAGCGATCAGAGTGATGGCAGTAGCCTCCGTTCTGGTGGACTCGGCGACGTCTATATCACCACCGCTGTGTATCCGTTACTGCAGGTACTCTGGCTCGACACGCCGCGCCTACACCACATTTACTTCGACCACTTGCTTGTGTTGCGAGAGCTGCATCTCATCTCTGACACGCCACTTGCCTGCTCCGCTCTACGCGGAGTGGAGCTACTTCCTCATCTGGAGGTGGTTCACTTGGAGAGGGCGGTTATCGACGACTGCTCTTTCTTTGGCAAGTGCCCCGCTCTACGCGAACTTCTGCTGCATGCCTGCCGACTGTCACCTCTCCTGCTGTCTTCGTCGTTGGTGCTGGGGCCGGATAGCGGCAACGGAGGCTTTGAGGGGCTGGACGGCGTTGAGAGGGCGCCACGGCTGGAGACCTTGTCGCTCTGTTACAcggagggggtgaggaacTTGCAGAACTTTgctcgctgttgcagctTACGCCGTATATTTCTCACCCGATGCAACGGCATCAGCTCCAGCTCCGTCGCGGGGATAGAGCTTCTGCCTCACCTTGAGCTGCTGGCGATGGAGTACACACGAGTAACCAGTCTCTCGCATTTTGCGGCTACCCCGGCGCTGCGCGTACTGCGGGTGGATGGCTGCaagcgtgtgctgcgctccTCAGTGATGGGTCTGGAGACCGCCGCCCTTCTCACGGAGCTGTCGTTGCAGAACACGAACGTCTCGACCGTCGCCAACCTTGGTGGGGGGTGCCGTGCACTCCGCTCACTGGACTTGAGTGGCTGCCGGTATCTCGACGCCGATGGCCTCCAAGGCATTCAGGCCCTGCCTCAGCTGGAggtcctctccctctctcataCGCCTGTCACGGACGTCAACTTCCTCGCCGACTGCGTGAGGCTAACGACGCTCTACTTAGAAGGGTGCACGGAGCTACTGCCCAGCTCTTTGGAGGGTCTCCAGGGTGCACCAAGGCTCCGCAAGATTGTGGCGAACGGGTGCCCTACCCTAACCCGAGTGGGGCATCTTGGCAAGTGCGCCGCCCTCGAAGTCCTTGCCGTTGCCGGTGCCACTGCGCTCACCGCAGAGGGTCTGCAGGGGATCGAGCAGGGCCGCCACATCCAATACCTGGACCTCTCTTTCACTGCGGTCCACACGCTGCACTTCTTGATGGGCGGCTGCCGAGCCTTGAGCTACCTCTCCGTGAAGGCGTGCCAGAGAATCACCAGCTTGTGCGCGCTGTACGGACTAGAGAAGCTTCCGCGGCTCCAGACGCTGAACATGGAGAGCTTGGATGTACACGGTCGCCTGGATTTCCTGGCGACGTCCACCTCTCTTCGCTATGTCTCATACGCCGGGTGCACGAAGCTCTCCAGCGATGatgtgcaggcgctgcgtcggtCGGGCGTGCACACAGCGATTCCGTAA
- a CDS encoding d-xylulose reductase, putative (TriTrypDB/GeneDB-style sysID: LpmP.33.0530), protein MVLMQSLVLERKSELAIREVDVCDELGPHDCRVKIHSVGICGSDVHYYEHGRIGPFVVEKPMILGHEASGTVVAVGTDVKELKAGDRVALEPGIPRWDSAQTLSGLYNLDPELTFFATPPVHGCMSTTIIHPAALCFKLPDNVSYEEGALCEPIAVGMHSVTKAGVKPGDVGLVIGCGTIGIMTALSALTGGCSEVIVCGSHDARLEITHRYPGLRAVNTSRADELKRVVAEATEGKGCDVIFECGGAASAFPLIYEHAAPGATCVLVGMPIEPVPFDVVMAQAKEITFQTVFRYRNVYPRIIRLLSSGKMDVKPLISATFAFKDSVKAYERAMNRDPKDMKIMIQMDS, encoded by the coding sequence atggtCCTCATGCAGAGCCTCGTGCTGGAGCGGAAGAGCGAGCTGGCGATCCGCGAGGTGGATGTATGCGACGAGCTCGGCCCCCACGACTGCCGAGTGAAGATCCACAGCGTGGGCATCTGTGGCAGTGACGTGCACTACTACGAGCACGGGCGCATTGGACCCTTTGTGGTGGAGAAGCCGATGATCCTTGGCCACGAGGCGTCCGGCACAGTTGTGGCGGTGGGCACAGATGTGAAGGAACTGAAGGCTGGCGACCGCGTTGCGCTGGAGCCCGGCATCCCGCGCTGGGACTCTGCGCAGACGCTGAGCGGGCTGTACAACCTGGATCCCGAGCTGACGTTCTTCGCAACGCCGCCGGTGCACGGGTGCATGTCGACGACCATCATCCACCCTGCCGCTCTGTGCTTCAAGCTGCCGGACAACGTGAGCTACGAGGAGGGCGCGCTGTGCGAGCCGATCGCTGTTGGCATGCACTCGGTGACGAAGGCTGGTGTCAAGCCGGGCGATGTGGGCCTCGTGATTGGATGCGGCACAATCGGGATCATGACGGCTCTGTCCGCGCTTACAGGCGGGTGCTCTGAAGTGATTGTCTGCGGGTCTCACGACGCGCGGCTGGAGATCACGCACCGCTATCCTGGCCTGCGCGCGGTGAACACTTCGAGGGCGGACGAACTGAAGCGTGTTGTGGCTGAGGCGACGGAGGGCAAGGGCTGCGACGTTATATTCGagtgtggcggtgctgcatcCGCGTTCCCGCTGATCTACGAACACGCCGCGCCTGGCGCGACTTGCGTGCTGGTGGGGATGCCGATTGAGCCTGTGCCGTTTGACGTTGTGATGGCGCAGGCGAAGGAGATCACGTTCCAGACGGTGTTCCGCTACCGCAACGTGTACCCGCGCATCATCCGCTTGCTGAGCTCCGGCAAGATGGACGTGAAGCCGCTGATCAGCGCCACGTTCGCGTTCAAGGACAGCGTGAAGGCGTACGAGCGCGCGATGAACCGCGACCCGAAGGACATGAAGATTATGATTCAGATGGACAGCTAG
- a CDS encoding hypothetical protein (TriTrypDB/GeneDB-style sysID: LpmP.33.0520), giving the protein MPSALLVRGTSHPWMPLNGEADCDDHEESGRRLYPSTVTLTDCRVSTLLPAPPPQLTGAALTTVLRANRDAISNGDEREAHIDIVLSHLSAASSSPGADADGCDDAMRDAVVTLYDVWRHVNGRISLTPSPSVCLPDGHIRELLHMYAEASVELASNSLLRTLTTATEFTVVAEAEMAVAVASLSAVHEILGAQQVARIAASHTAAAPADKHILDRIRTLLLALLGASSSFSGCAQFFLHSNVELSIDPTRSVAGCGLVAIGAVGEGELLAREAALATVADAEVRVYCQGGTEAMSDVATATEHMKRRLRIWKESARRCQEDTTTAPVSKKVAAVPSSGARQRKDSVPLIIENVECSATAQLLGLLARFPDLLCGGWRQWAALVMRDASVLQPSPCVSRVAVDWAGKPQTEAGPKNTSCNSHFTADASQLRVLNWRGGEAHASLPSAPQLLLDVRGIDEFRIDPPPRSYCHKERDEHHRCVKAGLKRAAGECDVAAYTSLCASDVSAKALFLFLRHLNHACIPNALLVLDRTPGCLHDGDNDGVVVSLVALRGIESGEEITVSYVPATTALTVSQTELAEMLGFRCRCHLCERKAALLHGHLCGECGQLIYEPDIRGESEPPISILGATCASEWATVFRHGEHCPHRRRTCEADSATEERSSVAAQLQLQLDDIPVQLAKGEDEAETSGKARDSMVAAMRRLVDLDACVARTLLPTHFLRLRLRLEAFAYSTVARGLGSTLSAELIHLCANTLEELEMLMPANHPLLTGLRMYLVFSRGRHLRAVNAAEDVAHGTRHAECCGAVREQAALMQLPFVVDPLVRRCVARCFQEHYVQLLAWRAEWLSHVGEAGALGSFLARYSVELEACGVTTVEHIELLSCMEDGAQCV; this is encoded by the coding sequence ATGCCAAGCGCGCTACTCGTACGCGGTACGTCTCACCCATGGATGCCACTCAATGGCGAGGCCGATTGCGACGATCACGAAGAGAGCGGACGCCGACTTTACCCCAGCACAGTGACACTGACGGACTGCCGTGTTTCTACGCTGCttcctgcaccaccgccacagctcACTGGCGCAGCGTTGACAACCGTGCTTCGAGCAAATCGTGACGCCATCAGCAATGGCgatgagagagaggcgcataTTGATATCGTGCTATCGCACCTATCCGCTGCTTCGAGCTCGCCAGGCGCAGATGCGGATGGCTGCGATGACGCCATGCGAGATGCCGTGGTCACATTGTACGACGTGTGGCGTCATGTCAATGGTCGTATTTCTCTCACGCCCAGTCCCTCTGTTTGCCTTCCCGATGGTCACATTCGGGAGCTACTTCACATGTACGCCGAGGCAAGCGTAGAACTGGCGTCGAATTCACTTTTGCGGACGCTAACAACAGCGACCGAGTTCACAGTTGTAGCCGAAGCGGAAatggcagtggcagtggctTCTCTCAGTGCGGTGCATGAGATTCTCGGGGCTCAGCAAGTGGCCCGCATCGCTGCGTCGcacactgccgccgcgccagccGACAAGCACATCCTCGATCGTATCCGTACTCTCCTGCTTGCACTCCTTGGCGCATCGTCATCATTCTCTGGGTGCGCTCAGTTTTTTCTGCACTCTAATGTGGAGCTCAGCATTGATCCAACCCGCAGCGTCGCTGGGTGTGGTCTGGTGGCCATCGGCGCTgtcggagagggagagctaCTCGCCCGCGAGGCCGCGCTTGCCACGGTGGCCGACGCGGAGGTGCGGGTGTATTGTCAAGGCGGCACCGAGGCCATGAGcgacgtcgccaccgccacggagCATATGAAGCGCAGACTGCGGATCTGGAAAGAGagtgcgcggcgctgccaagAAGACACAACGACTGCCCCTGTCTCGAAAAAAGTGGCCGCCGTGCCGAGCTCTGGGGCACGCCAGCGCAAAGACTCAGTGCCGCTTATCATAGAGAATGTGGAGTGCAGCGCGACAGCGCAGCTTCTTGGCCTTCTGGCCCGCTTCCCCGATCTCCTGTGCGGCGGCTGGCGCCAGTGGGCCGCGCTTGTGATGCGCGATGCTTCTGTTCTTCAGCCCTCCCCGTGCGTGTCGCGGGTGGCGGTCGACTGGGCCGGAAAGCCACAGACGGAGGCGGGACCAAAAAATACTTCTTGCAACTCACACTTCACTGCCGACGCATCGCAACTCCGAGTGCTGAACTGGCGCGGAGGCGAGGCCCATGCGTCTCTTCCATCTGCTCCTCAGCTGCTTCTCGACGTGCGAGGCATAGATGAATTTCGCATTGACCCTCCACCCCGGTCGTATTGCCACAAGGAGCGTGATGAGCATCACAGATGCGTCAAAGCAGGACTGAAGCGAGCTGCCGGCGAGTGTGACGTCGCTGCGTACACTTCTCTGTGTGCGAGCGATGTGTCTGCCAAGGCGCTTTTCCTGTTCTTGCGCCACCTCAACCACGCGTGTATCCCTAACGCGCTTCTTGTGCTCGACAGGACACCTGGATGTCTCCACGACGGCGACAATGACGGCGTCGTGGTGTCCCTAGTTGCGCTGCGAGGCATCGAGAGTGGCGAGGAGATCACGGTGTCGTACGTGCCTGCCACTACAGCCCTGACAGTATCCCAGACGGAGCTGGCTGAAATGCTTGGGTttcggtgccgctgccacttGTGCGAACGGAAAGCCGCGTTGCTACATGGGCATTTGTGCGGCGAGTGCGGACAGCTCATCTACGAGCCAGATATCAGGGGGGAGTCTGAGCCGCCCATCAGCATCCTCGGAGCGACTTGCGCGTCGGAATGGGCCACAGTGTTCCGTCATGGGGAGCACTGTCCCCATCGGCGAAGGACTTGTGAGGCTGACAGCGCCACGGAAGAAAGGAGCTCCGTTGCCGCTcagttgcagctgcagctggatgACATTCCAGTGCAGTTGGCGAAGGGTGAGGATGAAGCGGAAACCTCAGGGAAAGCACGCGATTCGATGGTGGCAGCGATGCGACGCCTCGTTGACCTCGACGCGTGCGTCGCCCGGACTCTTTTGCCTACGCACTTTCTGCGGCTTCGGCTTCGCTTGGAAGCATTCGCCTACTCGACGGTCGCGAGAGGACTGGGCTCTACTCTCAGCGCCGAGCTCATTCATCTCTGCGCCAACACACTGGAGGAACTGGAGATGCTCATGCCGGCCAACCACCCCCTCTTGACCGGGCTGCGCATGTACCTCGTCTTCAGTCGCGGTCGGCATTTGCGAGCGGTAAACGCTGCTGAGGATGTGGCGCACGGCACGCGGCACGCGgagtgctgcggtgcggtgCGCGAGCAGGCCGCActgatgcagctgccgttTGTTGTGGATCCTCTTGTGCGCCGTTGCGTGGCGCGCTGCTTTCAGGAGCACTACGTACAGCTTCTGGCGTGGAGAGCTGAGTGGCTGTCGCATGTAGGTGAGGCCGGAGCCTTGGGGTCTTTCCTGGCACGATACTCGGTGGAGTTGGAGGCGTGTGGAGTGACCACAGTGGAGCACATAGAGCTGCTTTCCTGCATGGAGGATGGTGCCCAGTGCGTATAG
- a CDS encoding hypothetical protein (TriTrypDB/GeneDB-style sysID: LpmP.33.0560) translates to MAAYMRLGGLTVSFMALTSASLTTWRRGLASRQSALCSSLVPCCCRTPQRTVFVRFQPTPNDACYKFYVDHMQFLPPHAHTMLFNRTNSYLSPLAHALLEALPMVEEVTVGASFVTVKRVEMADTEAAARYFAMTFHGVQQSNEADEAAAAARSQALQQHAADAMNEDCESGGEAAAQPCSGDAAPTASSFSTAGASFDIGGFTISSSSRDNQIDEAVLQSLIVATDWSELKFHVSALLTDHICSGNSHVDPNAPNPHADTVAEAGDSEVVLMIKELVATTIRPQLQEDGGDLRFVGFDPVLGDVRVELLGACRTCKNSKTALVDLIERTTRHWIPEVKAIKEVSRMTSTFEELAAHHSTAAAVGATGFSSSSLKDRLTEEVDDGFLNAKGRVQFSSSPTLASARAASGAYKIVREVRASSVGEATTTCPAAAPS, encoded by the coding sequence ATGGCTGCTTACATGAGACTCGGTGGGCTCACCGTCTCTTTCATGGCATTGACTTCTGCATCGCTGACGACTTGGCGGCGAGGCTTGGCGTCGCGCCAAAGTGCTTTGTGCTCGTCGCTCgtcccctgctgctgccgcacaccTCAGCGAACGGTGTTTGTGCGCTTCCAGCCCACCCCTAACGACGCGTGTTACAAGTTCTACGTCGATCACATGCAGTTTCTGCCgccccacgcgcacaccatGCTGTTCAACCGCACGAACAGCTACCTGTCTCCGCTTGCccacgcgctgctggaggcgctgccgatggtggaggaggtcacGGTGGGTGCGTCCTTTGTGACGGTGAAGCGCGTGGAGATGGCGGATACGGAGGCCGCGGCGCGCTACTTTGCCATGACGTTCCACGGAGTGCAGCAGAGTAACGAGGCCGAcgaggcagccgccgcggcgcggtcgcaggcgctgcagcagcacgctgcCGACGCCATGAATGAGGACTGCGAGTCGggtggcgaggcggcagcccAGCCCTGTAGCGGGGATGCCGCACCTACCGCATCGTCTTTTTCGACTGCGGGCGCGTCCTTTGACATCGGCGGGTTCACCATTTCGTCGTCTTCACGCGACAATCAGATTGATGAGGCTGTCCTGCAGTCACTCATCGTCGCGACTGACTGGTCGGAGCTCAAGTTTCACGTAAGTGCACTGCTCACTGACCACATCTGCAGCGGCAATTCGCACGTTGACCCTAACGCCCCAAACCCCCACGCCGACACCGTCGCGGAGGCGGGTGACTCGGAGGTTGTGCTGATGATCAAGGAGCTTGTCGCCACCACAATCCGACCACAGTTGCAAGAGGATGGCGGTGACCTCCGCTTCGTCGGCTTTGATCCCGTCTTGGGCGATGTGCGTGTCGAGCTGCTTGGGGCGTGCCGCACTTGCAAGAATAGTAAGACAGCGCTAGTGGATCTGATCGAGCGCACCACACGACACTGGATACCTGAGGTAAAAGCCATCAAGGAAGTCTCGCGGATGACTTCCACCTTCGAGGAGTTGGCTGCACATCACAGtacagctgccgccgtcggcgcGACCGgcttctcgtcttcttcaTTGAAAGACCGACTTACAGAGGAGGTTGATGACGGTTTTCTGAATGCAAAGGGCAGAGTGCAGTTCTCGTCCTCACCGACGTTGGCGTCGGCGCGTGCTGCGTCAGGTGCGTACAAGATAGTGCGCGAGGTCCGGGCGTCCTCTGTCGGCGAAGCGACAACTAcctgccctgctgctgcgccgtcatGA